The Paenarthrobacter aurescens region CTTCAAAGGCCCGCTTGCGGCTCAGCGCGGAATGCCTGGGGAGGACCTCGACGACGGCTGGCTCACCGGCGTTGTTGTGGCCGATCCATACCCAGTCCCCTGTTGCAGGGACAAGCCCGTGCGTTGGGTAGGGCAGGTGCAGCAGATCCGCTGCAGTTGCCACGAGCACCCGGTTTCGGTCCAGGCGCACTACCCGGCCGGGGACGGCAGAGTCCTGAGAATCAGGGGCGGTGTGGGTAGTGAAAAGGGCGGCGGTGGAGGCTGTGAAGCCGTACTCCACAGGTCCCTGCACATGGTTGGTGGTGGTGCTGAATAAAGGGTCGCTTGAAGAAGCGTAAGTGTTCAATGAAATGCCTCTGATGAGGCCCGACCGCCCTAGTTTTGGCGGGCTGATGCCGGGACAGGAATGGTGGGCTGATGACGGCGCGCCGCAACTGACTGCGGGGCGCGCAAGATCGCGGGAATCATCAAAATCCACCTCCTCGGCATCCGGGCCGGCAGCTTGTGAGCCGGCACGATGTTCAGCGTAGCTAAAATACAGTGCTTTTGGCTAGGCCTTCAGTTCAGCTTTCCGTTGGCCGGGCGCTCATGGTGCAGGCGCAGTGCCGTGTCCACCAAGGACACCCGGTTGAGTTCTTGGATATCCTCCAGCGGGATCCACGCCGCGTGGGTGGTGCTGCCATCTACCTCGTGGGTCAGCTCGCCGCCCACCACTGTTGCCTCATAGACCAGCCTGAGGGCTTGAAAGTCCTTCACCGAACCGTCTGGGCGGATCTCGCCTGGCCAGTGTCCGACGTCGATGCCCAGCATTCGATCAATGCGTGCTTCGTAGCCGGTTTCTTCAAAAACTTCACGCCTGCAGCCATCCACTGGATGTTCTGCCAGGTCCAAGCCACCGCCCGGCAACGTCCACCCTTCCTTGCCATCCTGCTTCCAGTACGCCAGCAGGATCTTCTCCTCCTGGACAATCACGGCGTATGCGGCTGGTCGGGTATCGAAAGGCAGGGTCATGAAGTCAGCATAGAACCTTGTCCCGGGGCTTACGGAAGTTCAGCTGCCCCAATGGGACCCGCTTCTTCAGGACCCAGGTCCGGCCCTTCGCGTAGTTCGACGACGGTTCCACGCTTTTCGAGTTCCAGCACCTTGATGCTGTTGCGGCCTGTCTTCAGCAGGGGCGTCGGTGCGTAGAGGGTCACCTGCGGGCCTTTCTCCCAATATCTGCCCAGGAGGAAACCGTTGAGCCACACAAAGCCCTTCGTCGAGTCGGGCAGGGCTATATAGGTATCAGCTGGTTCTTCCACCTCAAACTCAGCTCCCGCCAGCCCTTCAAGGTTTTTCTGCGTCCACTCGGCAACGGCCACAGGGGTCTGCGTCCAGTGGAAGGTATAGCGCTGGTTGATCAGAACGCCGCCCAGGATGCCTTTTCCATGACCGGTCAGTGGTCCGTAATTGATGCGGCCGAGGTTTTCCACCAGGATTTCCAGCCGGGCAGTTGCCCCGGTGCCGGAGAGAGTCAGGCCCTCTGCCCCGGAAACGTCATCCAGGATTCCGGCAAAGACGCCATCAACCCACACATAGGCTCTGTCGTTCAGGCCCGTGATCCTCAGCTTGCTCTGGGCAGGGGAACCGGCACGGCCGGGAAGGATGGCCTCGGCTGCGTAGAGGACCATGCCGGCGTCAAGACCCAACTGTTCGAAACTGAGCGGCTTGACACTGCTGACCGCGTTTCCGGCATCCCGGACCAGCTCAAGAAGCTCAGGGCCTGCGCTCAACGGAACAGTCTGCGCGGGAAGGACGGGAGCTTCGGCCAGCAGCTCACTGGGGATGTTGGGCATTTCATCAATGCCTTGAGCTCTGAAGAACTCCTTGCGGAAGGCATGGAATTTGGGCGTCAGTGCCCCGTTCTCTGCAATGGGCGCGTCAGAGTCGTAGCTGGTGACAGTCGGCTGCAACATTCTGCCATCGTGATTACTGCCGGAGCGCAGACCAAAATTGGTCCCGCCGTGGGCCATGTAGACGCACAGTGAGCCGCCGGGATCGAGCATCTTGCGGGCTTCGGCTGCGGCGTCCGCAGCGTCCCGGCGGTGATGGTGTTCGCCCCAGTGATCGAACCAGCCGCCCCAGAATTCGACGTTGAAGAACGGCTCGTCCGGCCGGCGTCGCTGCCAGGTAGCTATGGCTTCGTCCCCCCGGCTTCCCAGTGTGGCGGTCGCCCAGGTTCCCGCAATGGAACCGCCGTCCAGGAAGTAGTCCGTGCCGCCGTCGGCTGTGAACAGCAGCTCACTGATACCGCGTTCCTCAACGACGCGCCGGTTCCAGCGGATGTACTCGTGGTCATCGCCATAGCTGCCGTATTCGTTCTCAATCTGAACGGCCACCACTGGACCACCAGCGGATGCCTGCCGGGAGGCGATGATGGGCAGGAGGTGATCGAACCACTCCTCGATTGCTGAGGTGAACACCGGGTCCATGCAGCGCAGGCCAATGCCGGGAATGCCGGTCAGCCAGGCGGGGAAGCCGCCGTTGTCCCACTCGGCGCAAATGTACGGGCCGGGGCGGACGATCACATCCAGCCCCTCCTGGCCGGCAAAGTCAATGAACCGCCCCACATCGCGCCAGTCGCTGAAATCCGGTGCCTCATCCCGCTTAGGCTGGTGGAAGTTCCACGCAACATACGTATCCACAGTGTTGGCGCCCATCGCCTTGAGCCGACGCAGCCGGTCCTGCCACAGGGCGGGGTGAACACGGAAGTAGTGGATGGCCCCGGCGAGGATGCGATACGGTTCACCCGAACGGTAAAGGACGGCGTCGTGGTAGCTCAGGAGGGCGTTGTTCACGTGGAACAGATTAGCTCAATATCCAACATTTATGCACAGGTGATGATCGCATGACCAATCTTGATACTTCCCCCGCACAGGAAGTCTGCCCCGCGGCCCCGGAAGGTCAAGGTCCCTGTGTTCAGCTGTGGCCCGAGCGCGAGGTTCCCTTGGGCGGTGTGCGCGCCATGAACGTGATCCGCACGCTTCCCCAGCGGGGACTGCCCACCGTGGGCGCCTGGTGCTTCCTGGATAGCTTCGGCCCGGATCGTGTGGCCATGAGCGTACTCCCCCACCCCCATTGCGGCCTTCAAACCGTCACCTGGCCCCTGGAAGGATCGGTCCGGCACCGCGATAGCGTAGGCAGCGATGTGGTTGTCCAGCCAGGCGAGCTGAACATCATGACCGCAGGCAATGGCATCTCCCACTCGGAGTTCTCCGTCATTGCGGCCGGCACGGGCACCGGGTCAGCTGCGCTCGTGGAAGAAATCCCCATGTCCCGGGGGCTCCAGCTATGGGTTGCCCTGCCGGATGAGCACCGGCACCGCGCGCCGTCATTCGAGCAGGTCAAGGACTTGCCGGTGGCAGTGGGTGAAGGCTTCAGGGCTACCGTGATGGTGGGCGAATTCGCCGGTCAGCGCTCCCCCGCCACCATGTTCAGCCCCATTGTTGGAGCGGACATCACCGGTACGGGATCCTTGGACCTGCCGCTGCGGCCTGACTTCGAGCACGCAGTGTTGGTCCTTGACGGCCACCTCGTGATCGATGGTCAGGACATTGAAGCAGGTCCACTGGCTTATCTGGGCGCCGGAAGGTCCAACCTGGCGGTCCAGGCGGAGCCGGAGACCCGCTTCATGCTTTTGGGCGGCGAACCGTTCGGCGAAGACCTGCTGATGTGGTGGAACTTTGTGGGCAGGACCCACGAGGAAGTTGAAAAGGCGCGCGAGGAATGGGAAGCCGAAGGGCTGCTCGACGACGCCGCTGCCGCCACCTCACGCTTCGGGTTTGTCCCCGGCCATGGCCCGGACGCAGGACCGGAAGCCGGCCGCATTCCCGCCCCGCCCCTGCCGGGAGTGAAGCTGCGCCCACGAACCCGCGGCTGAATTTTTGTACAGCTAATGCCCTAAAGAGGCCCCTTTGAGGGCATTAGGTGTACAAAAACGCGGCTAGGGGCGCTGCTCTGCCACCAAACGCGGAACACCGAAGACGGGATCCTGCTGGAGGATGCGCACATCAGTGATGCCGCTTTCGGCCAGTTTGGCTTTGAATGCCTCCTGAAGCCGCGGGACGTTCATGCCGAGACCGCTTCCCAGGATCACCGGGCCCTCCAGTCCCAGTTGGCGGATGGTTTGTTCGGCGAGGTCAGCGAGGTCGCGGCCCGCCTGCTTCACCAAAGCCATGCTGGTTTCATCGCCGGAATCGGCCGCTTCCACCACCAACCTGGCTTGCTGCGCCCAGTAACGGCGGCCGGTGTCCGGTGAATGGAACAGTGCTATCAGCTTGCCGGGTTCTTCCACACCCACCGAATCCAACAGTGCGCGGCTGAGCTGATCAGGCTCCAAACCCTGGTTCATCCGGCGCAGGCTATGGCGGACAGCCTCGCGCCCCAGCCAGTAGCCGCTTCCTTCGTCACCCAACAGATAGCCCCAGCCGCCCGCCCGGGCTTCCTGGCCGGCGTCGTTCTTTCCCCATGCGGCCGAACCTGTGCCGGCAATGACCGCCACTCCCGTGCTCGCGCCCCCGGCTGCCAGTAACAGGCGTGAATCGTGAACCACAGTGATGTGCGCGCCAGGGGCATGGGGTGCAATGAGATCCGCGAGCGCCTGGGCGTCTTCGTCCGTATCGATCCCACCGGCACCGGCATAGACCTGATCAACATGGCCGCCACCGATTTTGCCGAACAGCTCACGAAGGTTCGCTGCGGCCTGCTCCCGGCTGACATTCTGAACATTTGAGCTGCCTGCGCTCTCATCGCGGACCGGCATTCCGTTTTCGAACCGGACGCCGCGGGTTTTGGTGCCGCCGATGTCGAGCCCTATGACGGTGCCGCTCACGGTCAACGGCTGGGCGTGGGAATGCTGGGCAGAGTCAGGATTGTTCACCGTGAAAGACTAGCTTGGAGCGTCCGGAGGAGAAACCGCACATGCCCGAATCCTTATTTGGTACACCGTTTATTGCAGCTCCCATGGCCGGCGGAACGTCCACACCGGCGTTGGTGAAGGCAGTTCATGAGGGCGGCGGGCTGGGATTCATAGCCGCCGGCTACAAAAACCCCGAAGCCATGATTGCCGAAATAGCTGCCACGCGGGAACTCAAGGTCCCGTTCGGCATGAATGTGTTCGTACCGGATGCACGTCAACTCCCGCCAGATCCTGAAGCCCGCGAGGAGATTGAGGCATACCGGGCCGAATTGGAACCTGAAGCGGCCCGCTACGGCGTGACCATTCCTCCCCTGCGGCTCGATGACGATGACGCGTGGCAGGACAAGATTGACGCCCTGCTGGCCGATCCCGTGGAGTTCGTGAGTTTCGCTTTCGGGCTGCCGGGCAAACCGGTGGTTGACGCCCTGCGCAAGGCGGGCAGCCGCGTCATTTGCAGTGTTACCGGCGTGGAGGAAGCTCTTGCTGCTGTGGAGCAGGCTCCTGATGCCATCGCTGTGCAGCACAGCTCCGCAGGAGGTCACACGGCTGCTTTCCTGCCCGCCGGGCGGGGACCAGCACCCCGGACGACGGCGGAGCTTGTTGCCCAGGTGCGCACCGTCGTCGAACTTCCCCTCATAGCGGCAGGAGCGATCACGGACAGCGCTTCGCTTCGCGATGTCCTGGCGGCAGGAGCGGTAGCCGCGCAGGTGGGTACTGCGTTGGTTCGCACGGAAGAGAGCGGCGCACGGAAGGTGCACAAGGATGCGCTGGGCGATCCTGCCTTCACGGAGACGGCCATGACCCGGGCATTCACCGGACGGTGGGCGCGTTCACTGGTCAACGATTTCGTTCGGGACCACCGTGACGCACCGGAGGGTTATCCTGCCATTCACCATCTCACCAGCGGTGTCCGGGCTGCAGCTTCTGCTGCCGGAGATCCCCATCGCCTGAATCTATGGGCAGGGACCGGGTGGCAGCAGGCAAGGACCGGATCAGCGTCCGAGGTAGTCCGGGAGTTCCTGAACGGGCTCTGACGAGCTCAGCGAGCAAGTCCTCCCCTTGGTTGGCTACGAGTTCGCGGAAAAGTTTCACCGCATCCGGCTCGAAGCTTCGCTCCCGCCAGGCGATACCAATTTGCCGGAACGCCAAATCCGATTCGATGGCCACTTCAACGAGCCCGAGTTCGGCCTTCGGAAGGAACTGTCCCGTCCCTGATCCGGGTCCTGCCGGCGGCAGGATGCTGAACCCCAACCCGGCTGAGACCAGGCCCCGGGCGGAGGTTGACTCCTGGACTTCAAAAGCGATGCGGGGGCGGAAGCCTGCTTCGCGCAAAAGGGCCTCCCCCAGTGCCCGCAGGCCCACTCCCTCGGGAAGGGTGATGTAAGGGTCATGCCGGAGCTCGGAGAGGTGCACGGTGGACCGTTCGGCCAAGGGATGCCGGTAGTGAAGCACGGCACGCAACGGTTCACGGTACAGCGGCATGGCATGGATGCCGCGCCCCTCCGGCGCGATGGGTGCCGTGAGGGCAAAGTCCATGTCCCCGGCGGCCAGTTGTGCCAGGCATTCGTCCCGTGGGCCCTGCCAGAGTTCGAAAACAGTGTGCGGGTGGCGGGCCCGGAAGGCGCTGATGAGCAGGGGCAACGTCGCCTCGCCGAAAGTGTGCTGGAACGAGACCCCAATGCGCCCCCGGACCACATCCGATTCGTGCCGAACCCTGTCCAACCCGGCCTGAAAATCCTGCAGTGCTGCCTCGATATAGGGCAGCAACGTCCTGGCTGCAGGTGTCAGCCGGATCCCCCTGCCATCCCGGATCAGCAGGTCCATGCCCACTATGGCGCTCGCCCTGGCCACAGCCCGGCTGACCGTTGACTGGGGAACGCCGAGGATATCCGCGGTTTCAGTCATGTGTTCGGTCCGGCCGAGTTCTGCCAGGACCGGCAACAGCGGGAGCAGTTGAACGAGTTGATGATGATCCGGCTCCATGGCGTTCCTTCGGCTGGCGATCAATTCATGCACTAACGCATCAATCGTAAGCGACCTATGCATTGGAACAGGGAGTTGCCTCCGTCCTAGTCTGGCTCGGTGAGCAAAGCAACTAGGCACGCCCCCACCGATTCCTGGGCCGGGCATGTCAAAGGGACCCGCGGCTACAGCCGGGTGCTGGCCGCGCTGGCCCTCGCCGGCGTCGCCACGTTCGCCCAGTTGTACTCCACCCAAGCGGTCCTTCCACTCATGGCATCGGAGCTGCAGATCACGGCCGCCGAAGCCGCTTTGAGTATTTCCCTGGCCACGGTTGGCCTTGCCGCTACCGTACTTCCATGGTCTTTCCTGGCGGACAGGATCGGCCGGGTCCGCGCCATGGCAATCGGCATTGCCGTGGCCACCGTGGTGGGATTGCTGGTGCCTCTTGCACCCACCGTGCCCGTGCTGTTGGGACTGCGGACCTTGGAAGGCATGGCATTGGGCGGCATCCCCGCAATCGCCATCGCGTATCTGAATGAGGAAGTCACCAAAGTCCACACAGCTCTGGCGGCCGGGACATACGTTGCCGGAACTACCTTGGGTGGATTAGCGGGCCGTTTGGTGGCCGGACCGGTGGGTGAACTGTGGGGCTGGCGGGCGGCAACGTTGGCAGTATCCCTGCTGGCCACGGTCTCCGCTGTATTGTTCCTGGTGATCGTTCCAAAACAACGTCGCTTCAGCCCGGCACCAGCACTGGGATTTCGCGGAGCTTGCCGGACCTTGGGTGGGCACGCCGGAAATCCCAAACTCCTGGCGCTGTACCTCCAGGCGTTCCTGCTCATGGGTGGCTTTGTTGCCGTCTATAACTACCTTGGCTTCCGATTGCATGCTGAACCTTTCGCTCTTCCTGCCACCGTTGTCAGCCTCATTTTCCTGGCCTACTTGTCCGGAACCGTGAGTTCGCGGTGGGCCGCGGGGCTGACCACCAGGTTTGGCCGCCGGAACGTCCTGGTGGCGGGCATCGCCATCATGTCCGCAGGTTTAGCCATGACGTTGCTGGAAAACCTGGCCGCAACTTTGTCCGGGCTGGTGATCTTCACCGGGGGCTTCTTCGCCGCCCACAGCGTCGGTTCAGGATGGACCGGAGCCATTGCCACCTCAGGCCGCGCACAGGCAGCATCGCTGTACAACCTGTCCTACTACCTGGGCTCCAGCGTCATCGGCTGGGCCGGGGGTCTGGCTTTTCAGGCGTTCGGCTGGACGGCCTTGGCACTAAGCGTGATCGCACTGTCATGCACGACGGCGGCCGTCACCTTGATAGTTCACCGCTCGCCGTAGATCTCCTGCTGATTTACCCCGGACTGCCCCTACAATCGGAGGCATGGCACAGGTCACGAAAGCCCGGGAATTGTCGTCCCCGGAACGTGTACAGGCTTTTACGGATGCAGTTGTGGCGATCGCCCTGACTTTGTTGATCCTGCCGCTCATGGAGAGCGTGGGGGAACTGGCCGACCACAATGGCACTACGGCCCAGTGGTTGGCCGAGGAACAGTTTGCCCTGCTGGGCTTCGGTTTAAGCTTTATCCTGATCGCTGTGTTCTGGGTGCACCACCACAAGATTTTCCGCAGCGTCAAGCGCGTGGACCCGGGCCTGCTGTGGTTGACGGTGGCATGGATGTTC contains the following coding sequences:
- a CDS encoding NUDIX hydrolase, coding for MTLPFDTRPAAYAVIVQEEKILLAYWKQDGKEGWTLPGGGLDLAEHPVDGCRREVFEETGYEARIDRMLGIDVGHWPGEIRPDGSVKDFQALRLVYEATVVGGELTHEVDGSTTHAAWIPLEDIQELNRVSLVDTALRLHHERPANGKLN
- a CDS encoding LysR family transcriptional regulator, coding for MEPDHHQLVQLLPLLPVLAELGRTEHMTETADILGVPQSTVSRAVARASAIVGMDLLIRDGRGIRLTPAARTLLPYIEAALQDFQAGLDRVRHESDVVRGRIGVSFQHTFGEATLPLLISAFRARHPHTVFELWQGPRDECLAQLAAGDMDFALTAPIAPEGRGIHAMPLYREPLRAVLHYRHPLAERSTVHLSELRHDPYITLPEGVGLRALGEALLREAGFRPRIAFEVQESTSARGLVSAGLGFSILPPAGPGSGTGQFLPKAELGLVEVAIESDLAFRQIGIAWRERSFEPDAVKLFRELVANQGEDLLAELVRARSGTPGLPRTLIRSLPAATRSLPIDSGDGDLRQQKLQPGHRW
- a CDS encoding MFS transporter, with the translated sequence MSKATRHAPTDSWAGHVKGTRGYSRVLAALALAGVATFAQLYSTQAVLPLMASELQITAAEAALSISLATVGLAATVLPWSFLADRIGRVRAMAIGIAVATVVGLLVPLAPTVPVLLGLRTLEGMALGGIPAIAIAYLNEEVTKVHTALAAGTYVAGTTLGGLAGRLVAGPVGELWGWRAATLAVSLLATVSAVLFLVIVPKQRRFSPAPALGFRGACRTLGGHAGNPKLLALYLQAFLLMGGFVAVYNYLGFRLHAEPFALPATVVSLIFLAYLSGTVSSRWAAGLTTRFGRRNVLVAGIAIMSAGLAMTLLENLAATLSGLVIFTGGFFAAHSVGSGWTGAIATSGRAQAASLYNLSYYLGSSVIGWAGGLAFQAFGWTALALSVIALSCTTAAVTLIVHRSP
- a CDS encoding glycoside hydrolase family 35 protein, translating into MNNALLSYHDAVLYRSGEPYRILAGAIHYFRVHPALWQDRLRRLKAMGANTVDTYVAWNFHQPKRDEAPDFSDWRDVGRFIDFAGQEGLDVIVRPGPYICAEWDNGGFPAWLTGIPGIGLRCMDPVFTSAIEEWFDHLLPIIASRQASAGGPVVAVQIENEYGSYGDDHEYIRWNRRVVEERGISELLFTADGGTDYFLDGGSIAGTWATATLGSRGDEAIATWQRRRPDEPFFNVEFWGGWFDHWGEHHHRRDAADAAAEARKMLDPGGSLCVYMAHGGTNFGLRSGSNHDGRMLQPTVTSYDSDAPIAENGALTPKFHAFRKEFFRAQGIDEMPNIPSELLAEAPVLPAQTVPLSAGPELLELVRDAGNAVSSVKPLSFEQLGLDAGMVLYAAEAILPGRAGSPAQSKLRITGLNDRAYVWVDGVFAGILDDVSGAEGLTLSGTGATARLEILVENLGRINYGPLTGHGKGILGGVLINQRYTFHWTQTPVAVAEWTQKNLEGLAGAEFEVEEPADTYIALPDSTKGFVWLNGFLLGRYWEKGPQVTLYAPTPLLKTGRNSIKVLELEKRGTVVELREGPDLGPEEAGPIGAAELP
- a CDS encoding N-acetylglucosamine kinase, which produces MNNPDSAQHSHAQPLTVSGTVIGLDIGGTKTRGVRFENGMPVRDESAGSSNVQNVSREQAAANLRELFGKIGGGHVDQVYAGAGGIDTDEDAQALADLIAPHAPGAHITVVHDSRLLLAAGGASTGVAVIAGTGSAAWGKNDAGQEARAGGWGYLLGDEGSGYWLGREAVRHSLRRMNQGLEPDQLSRALLDSVGVEEPGKLIALFHSPDTGRRYWAQQARLVVEAADSGDETSMALVKQAGRDLADLAEQTIRQLGLEGPVILGSGLGMNVPRLQEAFKAKLAESGITDVRILQQDPVFGVPRLVAEQRP
- a CDS encoding pirin family protein, translating into MTNLDTSPAQEVCPAAPEGQGPCVQLWPEREVPLGGVRAMNVIRTLPQRGLPTVGAWCFLDSFGPDRVAMSVLPHPHCGLQTVTWPLEGSVRHRDSVGSDVVVQPGELNIMTAGNGISHSEFSVIAAGTGTGSAALVEEIPMSRGLQLWVALPDEHRHRAPSFEQVKDLPVAVGEGFRATVMVGEFAGQRSPATMFSPIVGADITGTGSLDLPLRPDFEHAVLVLDGHLVIDGQDIEAGPLAYLGAGRSNLAVQAEPETRFMLLGGEPFGEDLLMWWNFVGRTHEEVEKAREEWEAEGLLDDAAAATSRFGFVPGHGPDAGPEAGRIPAPPLPGVKLRPRTRG